In Populus nigra chromosome 10, ddPopNigr1.1, whole genome shotgun sequence, the following proteins share a genomic window:
- the LOC133705536 gene encoding uncharacterized protein LOC133705536 isoform X1 — protein MDSGTAAPLALSMLEEMLNSSKAACRVRAFDLILNLGVHAHLLEPVLINDASTIEEEYSQESCSDCEEQLPTQGNQKADSVNKLGTSSAINNFESWILNILYEILLLLVQTEEKEESVWASALSCLLYFVCDRGKILRNRLEGLDIRVIKALIETSRKNSWAELVHSKLVCMLTNMFYQVPDGSMMNVAMNPVFLIDELDLIGGIEFIFHEYSLANLREERRNLYLILFDYVLHQINEACVAAGESEFSDDEIHSIATLLTLANAPEAFYISVKLGLEGIGELLRRSISGALSRYPNNERLNMLLENVTEKFNAIISSFTHLDKEFSHLIETTQSYKFLESVESAVPRNGVGVKAKLSWATLHSLLHSERIAYRQNGYTWLGDLLIAEITEGRDVNVWSNVKELQRKIAYAGVHDSSVSSDVPLSIWLLCGLLKSKHNIIRWGFLFVLERLLMRCKFLLDKNEMQHPRSSNASHEHADSRLEKANAVIDIMSSALSLVAQINETDRINILKMCDILFSQLCLKVLPATAIPNGEGMQKSKVCGEADENKKNDTSDRTSQLNDFHWNEFLEEADSRSRSSYSINSSLICKTASMAAMLLQGQAIVPMQLVARVPAVLLYWPLIQLAGAATDNIALGVAVVSKGRGNLPGAASDIRATLLLLLIGKCTADPSAFQEVGGEEFFRELLDDTDSRVAYYSSAFLLKRMMTEKPDEYKHMLQNLIFKAQQSNNEKLLENPYLQVRGLLQLSNDGL, from the exons ATGGACTCCGGGACAGCTGCTCCTCTCGCTCTGTCCATGCTTGAG GAAATGCTTAATTCTTCAAAAGCTGCTTGTAGGGTCCGCGCCTTTGATTTAATTCTGAACCTCGGGGTTCATGCTCATTTGTTGGAACCTGTGTTGATCAATGATGCTTCTACCATTGAAGAAGAGTATTCACAAGAATCTTGTTCTGACTGTGAAGAACAACTTCCAACACAGGGGAACCAAAAGGCAGATTCTGTTAATAAGTTGGGAACTTCATCAGCAATTAATAACTTTGAATCgtggattttaaatattttatatgagatacttcttcttcttgtccAG ACAGAGGAGAAGGAAGAATCTGTTTGGGCTTCTGCTTTAAGCTGTTTACTTTATTTTGTCTGTGATAGAGGCAAAATCTTGAGAAACCGATTAGAAGGCCTTGACATAAGG GTGATTAAAGCCCTAATAGAGACTAGCAGAAAGAATTCTTGGGCAGAATTGGTTCATAGTAAGCTCGTTTGCATGTTAACGAATATGTTTTATCAAGTTCCTGATGGGTCTATGATGAATGTCGCAATGAACCCAGTGTTTCTCATAGACGAGCTTGACCTGATTGGgggaattgaatttattttccatgag TATTCTCTTGCTAACTtaagagaagagaggagaaatCTGTACTTGATTCTTTTTGACTATGTGTTGCATCAAATAAATGAAGCATGCGTAGCAGCTGGGGAATCTGAATTTAGTGATGATGAGATTCATTCTATTGCAACTCTCCTCACTCTTGCGAATGCACCTGAAGCCTTTTACATTTCTGTTAAGCTGGGTTTGGAAGGCATTGGGGAGCTTCTGAGAAGATCAATTTCTGGTGCGCTATCTAGATATCCCAACAATGAACGACTCAATATG CTCTTGGAGAATGTAACAGAGAAATTTAATGCAATAATTAGTTCCTTTACTCATTTGGACAAAGAGTTCTCTCATCTGATTGAAACAACCCAATCTTACAAGTTTCTGGAAAGTGTAGAGAGTGCAGTTCCAAGAAATGGTGTCGGCGTGAAAGCAAAACTGTCATGGGCCACTTTGCATTCTCTTCTTCACTCAGAAAGGATTGCTTACCGTCAGAATGGCTATACCTGGTTGGGTGATTTACTTATTGCCGAGATTACTGAGGGAAGGGATGTGAATGTATGGTCAAATGTTAAAGAATTGCAGCGAAAAATTGCCTATGCTGGTGTACATGATTCTTCTGTTTCTTCAGATGTTCCTTTATCAATTTGGCTTTTGTGCGGGCTTTTGAAGTCTAAACATAATATCATCAGATGGGGCTTCTTGTTTGTTCTAGAGAGACTTCTCATGCGATGCAAATTTTTGTTAGACAAGAATGAAATGCAACACCCAAGGAGCAGTAATGCTAGTCATGAGCATGCAGATAGCAGACTCGAGAAAGCAAATGCTGTGATAGATATTATGAGCAGTGCTCTATCCTTAGTGGCTCAAATAAATGAAACAGATCGTATCAACATTTTGAAG ATGTGTGACATATTGTTCTCTCAATTGTGCCTGAAAGTTCTCCCTGCAACTGCAATCCCAAATGGTGAAGGAATGCAAAAAAGTAAAGTCTGTGGTGAAGCggatgaaaataagaaaaatgatacAAGTGATCGCACCTCTCAACTAAATGACTTCCACTGGAATGAATTCTTGGAAGAAGCTGATAGCAGATCCAGATCTAGCTACAGCATCAATAGTTCTCTGATATGCAAGACAGCATCAATGGCAGCAATGCTTCTCCAAGGACAGGCTATTGTTCCTATGCAATTAGTTGCACGTGTTCCTGCTGTGTTGTTGTATTGGCCACTTATTCAACTAGCTGGTGCAGCAACAGACAATATTGCGTTGGGGGTTGCTGTTGTAAGCAAAGGAAGAGGAAATCTTCCTGGTGCAGCATCGGATATCAGGGCAACTCTTCTATTGCTTCTAATCGGTAAATGCACGGCAGATCCTTCTGCTTTCCAGGAAGTTGGCGGAGAAGAGTTTTTTAG GGAACTTCTAGATGATACAGATTCAAGGGTAGCGTATTACTCTTCAGCTTTTCTTTTAAAG AGAATGATGACAGAAAAACCTGATGAATACAAGCACATGCTTCAGAATCTCATCTTTAAAGCACAGCAG AGCAACAATGAGAAGCTGTTGGAAAATCCATACCTTCAGGTGCGCGGCCTGCTTCAACTCTCAAATGATGGCTTGTAA
- the LOC133705536 gene encoding uncharacterized protein LOC133705536 isoform X2: MDSGTAAPLALSMLEEMLNSSKAACRVRAFDLILNLGVHAHLLEPVLINDASTIEEEYSQESCSDCEEQLPTQGNQKADSVNKLGTSSAINNFESWILNILYEILLLLVQTEEKEESVWASALSCLLYFVCDRGKILRNRLEGLDIRVIKALIETSRKNSWAELVHSKLVCMLTNMFYQVPDGSMMNVAMNPVFLIDELDLIGGIEFIFHEYSLANLREERRNLYLILFDYVLHQINEACVAAGESEFSDDEIHSIATLLTLANAPEAFYISVKLGLEGIGELLRRSISGALSRYPNNERLNMLLENVTEKFNAIISSFTHLDKEFSHLIETTQSYKFLESVESAVPRNGVGVKAKLSWATLHSLLHSERIAYRQNGYTWLGDLLIAEITEGRDVNVWSNVKELQRKIAYAGVHDSSVSSDVPLSIWLLCGLLKSKHNIIRWGFLFVLERLLMRCKFLLDKNEMQHPRSSNASHEHADSRLEKANAVIDIMSSALSLVAQINETDRINILKMCDILFSQLCLKVLPATAIPNGEGMQKSKVCGEADENKKNDTSDRTSQLNDFHWNEFLEEADSRSRSSYSINSSLICKTASMAAMLLQGQAIVPMQLVARVPAVLLYWPLIQLAGAATDNIALGVAVVSKGRGNLPGAASDIRATLLLLLIGKCTADPSAFQEVGGEEFFRELLDDTDSRVAYYSSAFLLKRMMTEKPDEYKHMLQNLIFKAQQSNNEKLLENPYLQFEVLYSCQT, encoded by the exons ATGGACTCCGGGACAGCTGCTCCTCTCGCTCTGTCCATGCTTGAG GAAATGCTTAATTCTTCAAAAGCTGCTTGTAGGGTCCGCGCCTTTGATTTAATTCTGAACCTCGGGGTTCATGCTCATTTGTTGGAACCTGTGTTGATCAATGATGCTTCTACCATTGAAGAAGAGTATTCACAAGAATCTTGTTCTGACTGTGAAGAACAACTTCCAACACAGGGGAACCAAAAGGCAGATTCTGTTAATAAGTTGGGAACTTCATCAGCAATTAATAACTTTGAATCgtggattttaaatattttatatgagatacttcttcttcttgtccAG ACAGAGGAGAAGGAAGAATCTGTTTGGGCTTCTGCTTTAAGCTGTTTACTTTATTTTGTCTGTGATAGAGGCAAAATCTTGAGAAACCGATTAGAAGGCCTTGACATAAGG GTGATTAAAGCCCTAATAGAGACTAGCAGAAAGAATTCTTGGGCAGAATTGGTTCATAGTAAGCTCGTTTGCATGTTAACGAATATGTTTTATCAAGTTCCTGATGGGTCTATGATGAATGTCGCAATGAACCCAGTGTTTCTCATAGACGAGCTTGACCTGATTGGgggaattgaatttattttccatgag TATTCTCTTGCTAACTtaagagaagagaggagaaatCTGTACTTGATTCTTTTTGACTATGTGTTGCATCAAATAAATGAAGCATGCGTAGCAGCTGGGGAATCTGAATTTAGTGATGATGAGATTCATTCTATTGCAACTCTCCTCACTCTTGCGAATGCACCTGAAGCCTTTTACATTTCTGTTAAGCTGGGTTTGGAAGGCATTGGGGAGCTTCTGAGAAGATCAATTTCTGGTGCGCTATCTAGATATCCCAACAATGAACGACTCAATATG CTCTTGGAGAATGTAACAGAGAAATTTAATGCAATAATTAGTTCCTTTACTCATTTGGACAAAGAGTTCTCTCATCTGATTGAAACAACCCAATCTTACAAGTTTCTGGAAAGTGTAGAGAGTGCAGTTCCAAGAAATGGTGTCGGCGTGAAAGCAAAACTGTCATGGGCCACTTTGCATTCTCTTCTTCACTCAGAAAGGATTGCTTACCGTCAGAATGGCTATACCTGGTTGGGTGATTTACTTATTGCCGAGATTACTGAGGGAAGGGATGTGAATGTATGGTCAAATGTTAAAGAATTGCAGCGAAAAATTGCCTATGCTGGTGTACATGATTCTTCTGTTTCTTCAGATGTTCCTTTATCAATTTGGCTTTTGTGCGGGCTTTTGAAGTCTAAACATAATATCATCAGATGGGGCTTCTTGTTTGTTCTAGAGAGACTTCTCATGCGATGCAAATTTTTGTTAGACAAGAATGAAATGCAACACCCAAGGAGCAGTAATGCTAGTCATGAGCATGCAGATAGCAGACTCGAGAAAGCAAATGCTGTGATAGATATTATGAGCAGTGCTCTATCCTTAGTGGCTCAAATAAATGAAACAGATCGTATCAACATTTTGAAG ATGTGTGACATATTGTTCTCTCAATTGTGCCTGAAAGTTCTCCCTGCAACTGCAATCCCAAATGGTGAAGGAATGCAAAAAAGTAAAGTCTGTGGTGAAGCggatgaaaataagaaaaatgatacAAGTGATCGCACCTCTCAACTAAATGACTTCCACTGGAATGAATTCTTGGAAGAAGCTGATAGCAGATCCAGATCTAGCTACAGCATCAATAGTTCTCTGATATGCAAGACAGCATCAATGGCAGCAATGCTTCTCCAAGGACAGGCTATTGTTCCTATGCAATTAGTTGCACGTGTTCCTGCTGTGTTGTTGTATTGGCCACTTATTCAACTAGCTGGTGCAGCAACAGACAATATTGCGTTGGGGGTTGCTGTTGTAAGCAAAGGAAGAGGAAATCTTCCTGGTGCAGCATCGGATATCAGGGCAACTCTTCTATTGCTTCTAATCGGTAAATGCACGGCAGATCCTTCTGCTTTCCAGGAAGTTGGCGGAGAAGAGTTTTTTAG GGAACTTCTAGATGATACAGATTCAAGGGTAGCGTATTACTCTTCAGCTTTTCTTTTAAAG AGAATGATGACAGAAAAACCTGATGAATACAAGCACATGCTTCAGAATCTCATCTTTAAAGCACAGCAG AGCAACAATGAGAAGCTGTTGGAAAATCCATACCTTCAG TTTGAAGTTCTTTACTCTTGTCAAACGTGA
- the LOC133705537 gene encoding THO complex subunit 4B-like isoform X2, producing the protein MSGRSKGTAEVVFALQTDPLAAIKRYNNVQLDGKPLKIELVGVNVITPVPVLVTTTTNLAKPKNVIRSVQERIGARRRGHGSGQELARGRSQGDTMSRSLLQKHLILTWTDTTLKP; encoded by the exons ATGAGTGGGAGATCAAAG GGAACAGCCGAAGTTGTATTTGCACTCCAAACAGATCCTCTAGCAGCTATCAAGAGATACAATAATGTTCAGCTTGATGGGAAGCCCCTGAAAATTGAGCTTGTAGGGGTTAATGTGATAACTCCTGTCCCTGTTCTTGTAACAACAACTACCAACTTGGCAAAACCAAAAAATGTCATTAGAAG TGTTCAAGAAAGAATTGGTGCAAGGAGAAGGGGCCATGGCAGCGGTCAAGAATTGGCCAGGGGCCGCAGCCAGGGAGACACCATGTCGAGAAGCTTACTGCAGAAGCACTTGATTTTGACCTGGACAGATACCACCTTGAAGCCATGA
- the LOC133705537 gene encoding THO complex subunit 4B-like isoform X1 produces the protein MQVIFSEVGDLLRYSLHYDMSGRSKGTAEVVFALQTDPLAAIKRYNNVQLDGKPLKIELVGVNVITPVPVLVTTTTNLAKPKNVIRSVQERIGARRRGHGSGQELARGRSQGDTMSRSLLQKHLILTWTDTTLKP, from the exons ATGCAGGTGATTTTCTCCGAGGTTGGTGATTTGTTGAGGTACTCGCTTCATTATGATATGAGTGGGAGATCAAAG GGAACAGCCGAAGTTGTATTTGCACTCCAAACAGATCCTCTAGCAGCTATCAAGAGATACAATAATGTTCAGCTTGATGGGAAGCCCCTGAAAATTGAGCTTGTAGGGGTTAATGTGATAACTCCTGTCCCTGTTCTTGTAACAACAACTACCAACTTGGCAAAACCAAAAAATGTCATTAGAAG TGTTCAAGAAAGAATTGGTGCAAGGAGAAGGGGCCATGGCAGCGGTCAAGAATTGGCCAGGGGCCGCAGCCAGGGAGACACCATGTCGAGAAGCTTACTGCAGAAGCACTTGATTTTGACCTGGACAGATACCACCTTGAAGCCATGA